One window of Corynebacterium doosanense CAU 212 = DSM 45436 genomic DNA carries:
- a CDS encoding helix-turn-helix domain-containing protein has translation MAKTLNDFLVDHPVDRGRVEAHKDRLLAEVRAFHLRKLREQAGLTQAQLAERIGVGQRQVSKIERGDLNNAKVGTIRSYVEAVGGELTLEYVMGNQRIQVA, from the coding sequence ATGGCAAAGACACTCAATGATTTTCTCGTTGATCACCCGGTTGACCGTGGGCGGGTCGAGGCCCACAAAGATCGACTCCTCGCAGAGGTGCGCGCGTTTCACCTGCGCAAACTCCGCGAGCAGGCGGGCCTGACGCAGGCGCAGTTGGCGGAGCGGATCGGCGTCGGTCAGCGTCAGGTGTCCAAGATCGAACGCGGCGATCTGAACAACGCGAAGGTCGGCACGATTCGTAGTTATGTGGAGGCGGTCGGTGGCGAGCTGACCCTCGAATACGTGATGGGGAATCAACGGATCCAGGTCGCCTGA
- a CDS encoding molybdopterin-dependent oxidoreductase, translated as MDIDFPLWLRAAHLLNFILIGMLLRSGWEILSSLPRLWWRNDCAPGTEWLKFTKRELPKEEGVYTSLMDEKSMHPALALPGRENVGLGRHWHGVSVMLWVLNGLVYVILLFVTGLWRRIIPTSWDVIPESFETLKVYLSLEVPGIEHFTPYDSLQMLGYTFVIFILAPFMILTGVAMSPAIRARFPWYVKMFGGHQGARSLHFIAMVLMTGFIVMHVGLVFLVHPDYNLPHIVFGDVDNARFAQAFVIVVATVVAVILFWIALSYWTLADRARAHSILTGFTEIGRKIFLNGLRPRSARQGSFTEKDISEFHWTNGLPPTKDESEEWVAARDNDWKDLTITVGDDLSGNSRELTIEDLRALPRHSYIATHTCMQGWSATSEWTGAKLTDILALLGPKPEGARYVLIDSYGLAQKMYDNRAREPFYSVIDLETLNEEDSILAYERNGHDLDIHLGAPARARVESNHGYKMVKWVRSIRWIADYKEYGDGRGGTREDSALQAFNGRI; from the coding sequence ATGGATATTGACTTCCCGCTGTGGCTCCGAGCCGCACACCTGTTGAACTTCATCCTCATCGGCATGCTGTTGCGTTCGGGCTGGGAGATACTGTCCTCCCTCCCCCGCCTGTGGTGGCGTAACGACTGCGCCCCGGGCACGGAGTGGCTCAAGTTCACCAAACGTGAGCTGCCCAAAGAAGAAGGCGTCTACACCTCGTTGATGGACGAGAAATCGATGCACCCCGCCCTCGCCTTGCCCGGTCGGGAGAACGTCGGGCTGGGACGCCACTGGCACGGGGTGTCGGTGATGCTCTGGGTCCTCAACGGCCTCGTGTACGTCATCCTGCTCTTCGTCACCGGCCTGTGGCGCCGCATCATTCCGACCTCGTGGGACGTCATCCCCGAGTCCTTCGAGACCCTGAAGGTGTACCTCAGCCTCGAGGTCCCCGGCATCGAGCACTTCACGCCTTACGATTCACTGCAGATGCTGGGCTACACCTTCGTCATCTTCATCCTGGCCCCCTTCATGATCCTCACCGGTGTCGCCATGTCCCCCGCGATCCGGGCCCGCTTCCCCTGGTACGTCAAGATGTTCGGCGGGCACCAGGGCGCTCGCTCGCTGCACTTCATCGCCATGGTGCTGATGACCGGCTTCATCGTCATGCACGTCGGACTGGTCTTCCTCGTCCACCCCGACTACAACCTGCCGCACATTGTCTTCGGTGATGTGGACAACGCCCGATTCGCCCAGGCCTTTGTCATCGTGGTGGCGACCGTCGTCGCGGTGATCCTGTTCTGGATCGCCCTGAGCTACTGGACCCTCGCCGACCGCGCCCGCGCGCACTCGATCCTGACAGGGTTCACCGAGATCGGCCGCAAGATCTTCCTCAACGGCCTGCGTCCGCGCAGCGCCCGGCAGGGAAGCTTCACCGAGAAGGACATCTCGGAGTTCCACTGGACCAACGGCCTGCCCCCGACCAAGGACGAATCCGAGGAGTGGGTGGCCGCCCGCGACAACGACTGGAAGGATCTGACGATCACCGTCGGCGATGACCTCAGCGGAAACTCCAGGGAGCTGACGATCGAAGACCTCCGTGCGCTGCCGCGCCACAGCTACATCGCCACCCACACGTGCATGCAGGGTTGGTCGGCAACCTCGGAGTGGACCGGTGCGAAGCTGACGGACATCCTCGCCCTCCTCGGCCCCAAGCCCGAAGGTGCGCGTTACGTGCTCATCGACTCCTACGGCCTGGCCCAGAAGATGTACGACAACCGCGCCCGCGAACCGTTCTACTCCGTGATCGACCTGGAGACACTCAACGAGGAAGACTCCATCCTGGCGTACGAGCGCAACGGCCACGATCTGGACATCCACCTGGGCGCGCCCGCCCGCGCGCGCGTCGAGTCGAACCACGGCTACAAGATGGTCAAGTGGGTGCGATCTATTCGATGGATCGCGGACTACAAGGAGTACGGTGATGGCCGTGGCGGAACCCGAGAGGACTCTGCCCTGCAGGCTTTCAACGGACGAATTTAA
- a CDS encoding type II toxin-antitoxin system RelE/ParE family toxin, producing the protein MWTVDVELVEDWLISLDEGSREQVIAALELLESRGPQLGRPLVDTLVGSRHKNMKELRPGSSGRSELRVLFAFDPERTAIMLVAGDKSGNWKRWYKQNLPRADDLFDQHLDTLKGL; encoded by the coding sequence GTGTGGACCGTCGATGTCGAGCTCGTCGAAGACTGGCTCATTTCCCTGGATGAAGGTTCACGCGAACAGGTGATTGCGGCCCTTGAATTGTTGGAAAGCCGAGGCCCGCAGCTTGGGCGACCACTCGTTGACACCTTGGTGGGGTCTCGGCACAAAAACATGAAGGAACTCAGGCCCGGGTCCAGCGGCCGGTCCGAGTTGCGTGTCTTGTTTGCCTTCGATCCCGAGCGCACAGCGATCATGCTGGTTGCCGGAGATAAATCGGGCAACTGGAAACGCTGGTACAAACAAAATCTCCCGAGGGCCGACGACTTGTTCGACCAGCACCTGGACACACTGAAAGGATTGTGA
- a CDS encoding YhgE/Pip domain-containing protein, whose protein sequence is MNTIWTILTRDLRRIAGTPKVWIVVVGVMILPALYAWFNIAAFWDPYGNTSNIAIAVVNEDEGANSELTGPLDVGEQLVSQLEQNDGLGWQVMDRAAADDAVRSGDVYATIIVPEDFSAGIVSIFDPPYTQPALIYQVNEKLSAIGPQITNQGASGVDTQINSTLKQVVAEAVTTELSNSGGELGDRLESAGTNAEGGFAEAAGTVADAQAEIQRIQASLNGADPAIAAAQDSLRSADTTLADAQDTLVRVQSIMTDVQRETTKFADTATEAYVEGTTSLADGTVEANNAVTSVTGELQRASAGIDSATREAQNVVGQTGAAIDQVQGLLDSGILSPAAAAPLQEALTGLQDRNATSQQLVDDLGALNSDAAATTAAVDDAAQALADATVDTRDSARGVQETLRGLPALNAAVNRVNTTAGSFAGTLSGQQIILRESVSLLDGVRTQIDSSTAVLASFGEDLAGIEDSLGTAQSDVALLTSASQDGVLREVDSLDSASISRFFASPTEVTENAVFPVNSYGSQMAALFTNLSLWVGAFMIMLIFRTEVETAGLRRVTVSGAYLGRYLLLGLLAVGQGLVVAVGDLLLGVQTVNAPVFVLSCVIIGQAYLAIVYGLVSALGNMGTVIAVVLAFIQIPGASGLYPIEMTPDFFQAIYPLLPFTHGINALRETIGGFYGHHYLLQLAILMLMGVVAFFTGMVARRGLSSVKRTVNAQLAEGGLVISDQVQVVGSGYRLVDIVHALRDRDEFRDSVDRRWKTLRDHYSTILRSIIAFGVLGVVLLGGLAGLFPEQKTVLFGLLCLWFLLLAGGIAFTEYTRLSFARARELAELSESELRASAREGNEVKA, encoded by the coding sequence GTGAACACCATCTGGACAATTCTTACCCGGGATCTACGCCGGATCGCGGGCACGCCCAAGGTGTGGATCGTGGTCGTCGGGGTGATGATCCTCCCGGCCCTGTACGCCTGGTTCAACATCGCCGCGTTCTGGGATCCGTACGGCAACACCAGCAACATCGCCATCGCCGTGGTCAACGAGGACGAGGGGGCGAACTCCGAGCTCACCGGACCGCTGGACGTGGGTGAGCAGCTTGTCTCCCAGCTGGAGCAGAATGACGGGCTCGGCTGGCAGGTGATGGACCGCGCGGCGGCGGATGACGCGGTGCGCAGCGGCGACGTCTACGCCACGATCATCGTTCCGGAGGATTTCTCGGCGGGCATCGTCAGCATCTTCGATCCGCCGTATACCCAGCCAGCACTGATCTACCAGGTCAACGAGAAACTCAGCGCTATCGGCCCGCAGATCACCAATCAGGGCGCCAGCGGTGTGGACACGCAGATCAACTCCACCCTCAAGCAGGTGGTGGCAGAGGCCGTCACCACGGAGCTGAGCAACTCCGGAGGCGAGCTCGGCGACCGCCTCGAGTCTGCCGGCACCAACGCGGAGGGCGGTTTCGCCGAGGCCGCGGGAACCGTCGCTGACGCACAGGCGGAGATCCAGCGGATCCAGGCCAGCCTCAACGGCGCCGACCCCGCGATCGCCGCGGCGCAGGACAGCCTGCGCTCCGCCGACACGACGCTCGCGGACGCCCAGGACACCCTGGTGCGTGTCCAGTCGATCATGACCGACGTGCAGCGTGAGACCACGAAGTTCGCCGACACGGCCACGGAGGCCTACGTCGAGGGAACGACCTCGCTCGCTGACGGCACGGTCGAGGCCAACAACGCCGTCACCTCGGTCACCGGTGAGCTCCAGCGGGCCAGCGCGGGCATCGACTCCGCCACCCGCGAGGCGCAGAATGTCGTCGGCCAGACCGGAGCGGCCATCGATCAGGTCCAGGGGCTGCTCGACTCCGGGATCCTCAGCCCGGCCGCGGCCGCCCCGCTGCAGGAGGCGCTGACGGGACTGCAGGACCGCAACGCCACCAGCCAGCAGCTGGTCGACGACCTCGGTGCGCTCAACTCCGACGCGGCGGCGACGACCGCCGCGGTCGACGATGCGGCGCAGGCGTTGGCGGACGCGACCGTCGATACGCGAGATTCCGCTCGCGGCGTCCAGGAGACCCTCCGCGGACTGCCCGCCCTCAACGCGGCCGTCAACCGGGTCAACACCACCGCCGGCAGCTTCGCGGGAACGCTCTCCGGGCAGCAGATCATCCTCCGGGAATCGGTCTCGCTTCTCGACGGCGTCCGCACCCAGATCGATTCCTCCACCGCGGTGCTGGCCAGCTTCGGTGAGGACCTGGCCGGAATTGAGGACAGCCTGGGTACCGCGCAGTCGGATGTCGCGCTGCTCACCTCCGCGTCGCAGGACGGGGTGCTGCGCGAGGTTGACTCGTTGGACTCAGCGTCGATAAGCCGGTTCTTCGCCTCACCCACCGAGGTGACGGAGAACGCCGTCTTCCCGGTCAACTCCTACGGCTCGCAGATGGCGGCGCTGTTCACCAACCTCTCGCTGTGGGTGGGCGCGTTCATGATCATGCTCATTTTCCGCACCGAGGTCGAGACCGCCGGCCTCCGACGCGTGACCGTTTCCGGGGCGTACCTGGGCCGCTACCTCCTGCTCGGGCTGCTCGCGGTGGGGCAGGGGCTCGTCGTCGCCGTCGGTGATCTGCTGCTCGGCGTGCAGACGGTCAACGCCCCCGTGTTTGTGCTCTCGTGTGTGATCATCGGGCAGGCGTACCTGGCCATCGTCTACGGGCTGGTCTCCGCGCTGGGCAACATGGGCACGGTGATCGCCGTGGTCCTGGCCTTCATCCAGATCCCCGGCGCGTCTGGGCTCTATCCCATCGAGATGACACCCGACTTCTTCCAGGCGATCTACCCGCTGCTCCCGTTCACCCACGGCATCAACGCACTGCGCGAGACCATCGGCGGGTTCTATGGCCACCACTACTTACTCCAGCTGGCGATCCTCATGCTCATGGGCGTGGTGGCCTTCTTCACCGGGATGGTGGCGCGCCGTGGACTGTCCAGTGTCAAACGCACGGTCAACGCGCAGCTCGCTGAGGGCGGCCTGGTCATCAGCGACCAGGTCCAGGTCGTCGGCTCCGGCTACCGGCTGGTGGACATCGTGCACGCGCTGCGCGACCGGGACGAGTTCCGCGACTCGGTGGACCGGCGGTGGAAGACGCTGCGCGACCACTACTCCACGATCCTGCGGTCGATCATCGCCTTCGGTGTGCTCGGCGTGGTCCTCCTCGGTGGGCTGGCCGGGCTCTTCCCCGAGCAGAAGACGGTGCTGTTCGGGCTGCTCTGCCTGTGGTTCCTCCTGCTTGCGGGCGGTATCGCCTTCACCGAGTACACCCGGCTGAGCTTCGCCCGCGCCCGGGAACTCGCGGAACTGAGTGAGAGTGAGCTGCGCGCGAGCGCCCGCGAAGGCAATGAGGTGAAGGCATGA
- a CDS encoding RpiB/LacA/LacB family sugar-phosphate isomerase, translating to MRIVIGAPANGAELKQAVLEKLQQDPRVSEVVDLSRDEATYPEVSFQVAEAIAEGRFDRGILICGTGIGTAIAANKVAGIRAATAHQIVGVRGAVENYDAQILCFGQNVIAPAAASALIDVWLDARHDPAGSYAPKLVEIAEREARA from the coding sequence GTGCGCATCGTCATCGGAGCCCCGGCTAACGGAGCAGAACTCAAGCAGGCCGTGCTGGAGAAGCTCCAGCAGGACCCGCGGGTCAGCGAGGTCGTCGACCTGTCGCGTGACGAGGCCACGTACCCCGAGGTTTCCTTTCAGGTCGCCGAGGCGATCGCCGAGGGCCGGTTCGACCGGGGCATTCTGATCTGCGGGACGGGCATCGGAACCGCCATTGCCGCCAACAAGGTCGCGGGCATCCGCGCGGCCACCGCGCACCAGATCGTCGGCGTGCGGGGCGCCGTGGAGAACTACGACGCTCAGATCCTGTGTTTCGGGCAGAACGTCATCGCCCCCGCCGCGGCCTCCGCGCTTATCGACGTGTGGCTCGACGCCCGCCACGACCCAGCCGGCAGCTACGCGCCGAAGCTCGTCGAGATCGCCGAGCGCGAGGCCCGGGCTTGA